The Bombus huntii isolate Logan2020A chromosome 18, iyBomHunt1.1, whole genome shotgun sequence genome contains the following window.
GTAAGAGCAACTAAACGAGGAAGGcctcaattattttattctgaaAATCCTCGTATGTCGCTTTTCATCAATCATCAGCAAATTCTTCAAGCAGTTACTGCCGATCATCGTGATAAAATGCGGAATATATGCGAGACAGACTTTATACGGTATACTAAAATGTCTTTTGTCTCACTAATTTTCCTTTACCCATTCAGATCTTAACAATTCTAGAAACGATACGGAAGCAGCGGAAAAATCTCAATGtacacgtaactggtatccaaAGACAGGCATATGTAAATCTGAAGGAAATGACAAGTGGCATGTACCAATTAATGTACAACTGCCTAGGTCAAAATGGGATAGTGAAGATGAAGACAGATTATCCGACACTGAAAAGGAACAAAGAAATGTAGTGAAATCGAGCGGCATGACTTCGAAGCaaggtaaatattttgtttactttatttataaattagaaaagtttgtataaaatttattttagaacCTGAGGAATTTTCTCCACGGTTAAGTACGATAGAAGAAGACATTAATAAAGACCAGAAAATGATCAACGAAGATGAGGCTTCTAGTGTTAAAAAAATAGACGACAATAGACAATCAACATCTCCTTTGTTACAATCTGCAGGCAACGAAAAATTAGCATCGGAGTATGAACAGTTCATGAAGATGGTTTGCAGTGATATTCCAATGTCGAAAGAATTCTCCCCAAAACCAAACAAAGCTTCTGCCTCGACGTTAAGCTATCATGAATTTAATATAGAAACTAATTTGCCGAATGAcaataatttttcgtttgtaGAGCATAGTATATCCGGAAAGTCGGATAAAAGTAATTCAAGTAAAATTGAGGAAAAATTCAAATCCAATGAAAGCCGACAGAActtggaaaatatttcgaagatCGAGGACGATCAGATACCATCAAGCAGTTCTCATATTCAGGTTCAAAAACGCGTAAGAGTAGAGAGTAAAAATATACATGATAAAAGTGAATCGGAAGATTCTAAATCAATACCCAGCGATTGGGAAAACGTTCGAATTAAAGTAGAACGTATGAGCGACGAAAATTCTGATTCtaaagaaacaagaaagaaaaaaagacgaaagaaaGTGACTTCTAGCAGTAGTGAATCATCCAGTTCGTCGAGTTCTTCTGACTCTGAGGAAGAAgtaaaaagaaggaaaagaaaacgaaaaatatcgaaCGATTCGGACTCATTATCGGATTCAGATAGCAGCGatagtagtagtagcagcAGTGATTCTTCTAGTTCCGATGATaaacggaagaaaagaaagaagaagaaacgaaaagctgaaaaaagaaagaaaaaagcgaAACGAATTGcaaagacgaagaagaagagaagaaggaaagtCAGTTCGGATTCAAGTAGTAGCGATTCGTCTGAAGATAGGAGGAAAAAAAGGGTAGCGACTAGAAAGTCTAAGCAGAAGAAAGAATATAACGATAAACAAGATAACAGAGAAGATATAATAAAGACGATACAAAAGTCGCCTTTGGAATCTTCTTCATTAGAAAATGCGAAATTGGTACGTTCTCAAGTTccattaaagaaaattaaagaggaagtaaaagtcgaaAATAGGAAAAGATCCTCAGATAAACACGACGTTTGGAACAAGGATCAGGAATTGGTCAGAAAGGTGATTTCCGATAGCGACATCCACAATAAAACCCACAAagatgaagaaaaaagaaacaaagtcGAAGAGCGATACTTGGAAGAGTGGGAAATGGATTCCGTGATCATGCCGCAGAAAGGAGAAAAACTGTCAAAGAGTAATGttgaaaaagtagaaaatactGATATACAAAACATtcgaaaaatagaaaggaAGGAGGAACGATGCAAGAAAGATGACAAGAATAAAAATGACGAACGTTTGGAAGAAAAATGTTCAAGCATAAGCAAGGAGATCATCCCAGGGAGTTTAAAGATAGAAGAAGATGTAgatggaaagaaaaagaggaaaagagataaagagaaaaaggacAGCAGTGAATTTTTAGCTGACTGGAAGAAGGAGAGTGAGCGTATATCTCAGCAAATAATGCAAGACGAAATAAAGCTTTCTAAAAAGTTAGACAAACAAAAAAGAGATAAATGGGGAGAGACTGAATTTGATACTCTGAATGTCCCATCGTTAACACAACTTGAAAAGGAAGTAAATAAGAGACAATTACTAGCGGACGAATGGGAAGTTGACAGCTTAGAAGCTGTGTCTGATTTAAtgattaataaaaagaaaacctctcgtatttcaaagaaattagaaaaagaggTTCGATATGATAAGAAAACAGATACATATATCGCTATAGAAAAGGAAACTGTAAAGGAATGTAAAAAGAGGCAAGATAGATTGTCTGCAATGAGAATTTGGGAAGAAGAACaagaagaaggagagaaagaagCTTTGATGCTCCTGGAACAGAAGagtaagaggaagagagatGATTGGGACATTGAAGAAGAATCATTCTTACGAGAAAAAAGtgacagaaaagaaaacgtaGAAGACAGCATTACTATAATTGAGAGCATCCATAAGGAGGTAAATGCAGTCAGTAAAAATGTGGATGCATCTATGAAGCATGATGTTGTTACTAGCAAAAAGAGCAAGAAAAGTCGTTGGGATATGGAATCACAGTCtgaagaaaaaataaagctTAAAGCTCCTGTTATGTGGGAGGAAGAGTGTGCAGAATGGACGAAAGTGAATAAATTCGACCACGATATTGAGAGAGTATCTTTGGAATGCCGTGACCCGATATTAGCTAAAACGAAGATAAAAGACGAGGACGTTTGTATGGTTGAACAGCAGTTGAGAAAGTCTACATCTAAGAATTCAACAAGTGCAGATATTATCGATTTGTTTCCTAGAAAATGTCAGGATATAGATTTGTTAGAATCATCCTGGACTCCGGAAGAACATACTAGATGTAAGTCGCGAATAAGAAGTTTGGGCAACAGTTCACAGGAGAATGTGCTCTTTGATAAGACCAAGGAATTGACGCCTTCGAAAGAACAATGTACTGCAGGACAATTAAAGGATATCTTTGAGATAGATGtgaaattaacgaaaaaaaatacagaattatATAGTCCCAGTTCTCCAGCTGGATCCCAGAAGTCTGAagtatgtttatatataagatacATTTTTTAAGTCTATATTAATTaagtatattaattatttgtttcttcttttaggATATGGAAATTTTTAAGGATAATCAGGTAAATCTGAAGGAGAGTCTCCTACACGATAAACTAAAGAATGAAATTCTGGTTATGTCTGATGATGAATCAGTTCCCAATATACCTCTTCAAATAAAGTATCGCGATGGTAAATATGCAAAAGCTGCAGTGATGAAggaagaatttgaagaaattttagGAGTGCAGAAGATAGAGGATCAGACTCTTCGAAAGAAATTCGATGTGAAAGTATCTGAAAGTTCGTCTGAATTTCCAATCAACGAACCATACCCAGACACGAACTATAAATCATTACGAATGGACATATTCGCAGGGTATGAATCTGATGAATCACATGGAAAATTAAGCAACAAGAGTTCTGAGGCAATATCTTCATCTGCCAGCGCAAAAGGAACAGAGGAGACTAATGAAGGAAAAGCAGCACTCAAGTTGATTCCTAAACAACTGTTAGTCCGACGAAACAATGAACGCGTGAAGACAAAAATGATTTCAGACGATCCCATGCAACACGCTGCGGCTCTATTGACCATTCAGAAGAAACTTCGAGAGTCGCACTCTGTgaaaaacgatataaaaaacACATATTGCGAAGAACCTAATGAATTTAGGATCGAGTGTGAAAAGACATCCAATATACATGCACCTGTTGCTGAAGTTATTCCTACGGAACAGACTACTATTACGGATGTTAAGGTGGACTCGAAAGACTTGTCGATAACAGTGAAAACCTCGATTACCACAAAATCGGAATCACCAGGGGCGGTGAAGCTCGATTTCAATGAGTACAGGTCTGGGAACAAAGGAACTAAGTTGGAAGAACTTAAAAAGTCTAGACCACGTAATAGTAAAGATATTAGTGACACGGAATGTCAAGTAAGATCACCGGGCAGAgagcagaaaaagaaaagtccTAGTAGAAAGGGGAATAGGGAAGATAAACGAATTAGTGATCGTagcaaagaaagaagagatAAGAAATTTGATGATAGAGAAAGAGTAGATAGGAGAGATAGTAGGAGTTCGAAACAGGAGTACAATGAATGTAGAAGGAGGTTCAGTCCTTCTACTAATCGCAATAAAAAACGTACTTCCTGGGAACGGGAAGGAAGTCGTAGCGAAAGCCATAGCCGCAGTTGGAGTAGAAGTAGAAGCAAAAGTccaaagagaaaggaagagtCGTTTGCAGGCTTTTCTAGTAAAGAAAAACGATCAAATAGAATCGATGAGGATAGATCCAGTAGAGCAAGAATAGATGATAGAAGAGAAAGATCTATAAGAGGTTCTCCTAGATCTAACACTACCCCACATAATAAAGGTaatgtttttttctttctttaatatttttcctttttttaccTTCAATTTTTTATGATTTAGTATTATTGGTAATTGTCTACAGATCATTTTAAAAAACATGGACCTATTAAAGGAGATCGAGGTGACTGGAATAGAAAGAAGTACGACTGTatggaaagagaaaaggaaggtAGGTCGTACGAACCAATGGAAGTACTAAGAGAGAGAAACGTGGATATTGATAGACATAGAGAGAGTAGATTTCGCGGAGATGAAGCAGATCGGTCACTATGGCCGTACGAAGCAGAGAACATGCTTCGGGATGGAAATGAGTCCTTAGATTCCTATCCCAATAGTCAAGATTTAGATCTTGATTATGAAGAGAAAACGTACTACAGGGATGACAGTATTGAGAGGGATATCATGGAAGGTCCTTTTCGTCCTTCATCAAAATTCAAGCATAGGTAGcattaatattaacattattaataaaagtaGTATTGACGTTAACAATGCGCACTAaacgaattatattatttcaaaagAAAAAGTAGGCTCAGTACAAGAAGAGACAGACAATgggaaaaggaaagagaaccTTTGGATCTAGATAGACATGGACACGTTCGAAGAACGGATAAATTACCTCCACCTAGAGGTCGTTCTCCATTACGGTCGCGAAGATCACCACGTAGATCATCACACGACCGCTTTAGACGTGAATCTAGATCGCGATCGAAATCATGGTCAAGATCAAGATCACGATCTAGGTCAAGATCTAGATCCAGATCGCGATCTCGATCAACATCCAGGTCCCGGTCGATGATGCATTCAAGATCGAGATCTAGATCAGGATCTCGATCAAGAACTAGGTCTACCTCGGGGTCCAGAATGAGAAGTCCGGATCATTTACGAATGACGGAACGATTACGATCTTCCAGgtgaatttctaaaaataatttatagtaaTTAGTTATTGTTGGATTGTTGGTAAGTTTATCTTACTATCGATTCAGATCACCTTCCATGGGACGAGGTAGAGTGAGCGAAAGTTCAAGGGAAAGGAAGGATGAACACGATAATATGAAACTATTAGATAGCTGCACCGAAAGAGGTAGACGAATAGAAACGATCGTGCAGTCCGTATCCGGACTACCTAGGGACTCGACTGTGTTAGACTCGGAAATGCACATCGGTGACAATATGGAGACAGTTGCAACAAGTTTCCAATATTCGGCTGAAAACGAAGTTGGAAACGAATATTACTATACAGAGAATAACTTGACTTATCCACCGTGCATTGATGACTCAACGGCGAGTTCTCCGAAACGCCTATCCCTCGACGATAGGTAATACCTATAGAAATCGTGTTCGGAATCCCAACCCCACCTACCCTTCCTTTCCACTGTTTCCTGAACCATTATAGATTGACTGATCCCactatttataaatatttatattttatgtaatattatgtacatatttagATCTTTTGGTTAATTTTAGGCTAGAACTTGAACTGGGAATTAAGAAGCAACAGGATGGAGCAGGAATATCAAATGATTACGGAGAAAACTTTAATTCGAATGTATGTTATCCATCACCACCTGGACAACAGCAGCAAATGTTATACCGTCAACAACCTACTGTTTTACAAGTATGTGACATTTAAATTAATCAATGACAATGATAATCTTTAGCTTAACAAGTTTTACAGGTTATGTTTGTCTTCTTCAGTATTATAATTGGTATAATATTGcttcattttcatttctttatatttttggctcatttatctttccttttatttaaTGATATTGTAAAGATGttaaaaaggaataaatagTGTATTTTAACGTAAACGTATCAAACAGGTGGGCAATGTGTTGCAAGTAGTACCTGCAGATTTCAATGGTGTCCCAGCAACACACAGAGAGCCGACCAACTCCTCCTCAGCACCAATTGTACGAGGTTCCAGTCAAGTAGTTCGCGTAGGTAATGTTCTTCAGGTTGTGCCGACGTCCTTGGATTGGAGCGGTGGACAGCCTTCTTCAGTTGATCAATCAGGAGGGATGATGTATTCCACGACAGTCCCTCAATCTTCTCCGGTTCCCTCAGTACCTATATCTGTACCTGTTCCAGTTCCTGTCCCCATGCCTGTACCGGCCGTTCCATCCGCTATGAACTCATCGACACCAGTTTCCACTTTGTCCCCAGTTTCATTGCCTCTTTCCGTTCCTGTTCCCGTTCCTGTTCCTGTCCCTGGCCCTGCTCCTGTGCCACTTCCTGTGACGCAAACGACGTTCCCCAGAGCAGAAGTGACACCGCAGAGTAAATATATGAGAATttactttttcaaattttttattacaaacgtcattaaataatgtaaataattatttaaatgattaaaatttgtaGAAGTACCTGTTCTGCCGGTTTATAATTACGAAGTTATCTTGGAGACTCGTAGAAAAGAACAAGAGGAGCGTAAGCGACTGCGTGAGATtaggagaaaggaaaaagaacgTAGGCGAATCGAACGAATTAATCGTCGCGCTCTTCAATTGTTAGAGAAGAGTAACATGCGTCAGTCAGAAAACGCAAATCAGCAGAAGAATTCAAACCTGGATCCATCTGTTTTAAAAGCTCTTCGGGAAAGTGAAGAGCAAGGCGATGCAGAGGAACAACAAACTTCCTCTACTATTTTTGAGAAGGAGGAAGAAATGCCGGTAGTCGCATCTTCTGCTTCCACAGAAGAAGAGGAGGTACCTGTTGAGGAggacgaggaagaagaggaagaggaggaggcTGAGGTGGAATatgacgaagaagaagaagaagaagcggatgacgacgaagaggaagaagaagaggacgATGAAAAGTCACggttaaataaattgaaaagcgAAATCGATGAAACTACAACGGTAACAGCGATAGATGAAACAACTAAGGTCCAAATCGAAACAGAATCTAAAGGATGGCCGGAGTTACCCCCACCGCCTTTGAAAGGAATTTTAGTCGCATCAGGTTTCAGGTATACAGTTGTTCATATCTCTATTTGACAAGGTAAACAACACAGTTTACTTCATTTTTCAAGTATAAATGTAcataaatctaaatatattttagaaggACCTCGGTACCTAATGGCAATTTGGATGACCTTTCTACTCCTGAAAATGATAACGGAAACAACACGGACAAAGAGGATAtagaaatagataaaaatgaGTCCAGCAAAGATGAAGCTGGTGAGAACAAGTTAAGcaaattgaaaaatcaaaTGAAGAAAACTAAATTAGCGAAATTAGGAAAACGGAAACAGAGAAGTAAAAAATCTGTCCAATTCGCGGATGGAATCAAACCTGGAGAAGGTACTAGTCCTAGTGGCGGTGAAGGGGATATGCCTTCCCCTCCACCACCCACTACTGTCACTCGAGGTGGAATTCGTGACGTTCGAAGGTCCAGTTCtagaaagagtagaaaacAAGAGAAAAGAACACGACCTCcaaaagcaaagaaaaaagTGAAGGTTAGCCATTTCTTAgcttataaatttaatttctttgttaTCTATAAGAGACGAAGAAAGAATTAAACCGTGAGCTTTTCATTCTAATGTAACAAATCAACGTTTCTTTAATTGTGTTTATTAGGTGAAAATCATAAAACTGAAGAAGCCCCGTGTCACTCCATTAACGGCGATGATGATGAATGATTCGGACGAATTAGATGATCGTTCTCCGCCACCGCCACCTCCAGGGTCTCCTCCACCGCCGCATCTTTGGCCAAGTTATCTTTCCGCTTACAACGCTAACAACCGTACTAGTGAAGCTCAAACAACAGCTGCTGCAATTTCGAACAATGTTCAAGCTCCTCCACCACCTACACCGCTGCCTCTCTTAgttcctcctcctcctttgAATTACACGATACAACCTTGCAGCAAGGCGTAAGGcttttatgtattttagatAACATTATTCTATGCTAAAGTGTAACAATCGTAGGTGTTAAACTTGTAAAGTGAACGTTATATGAACTCTTACTTCCCAGTGAAGTCACAAAGaatgagaaagagaagaatgtGCGTGGCCTTGATATAAAGGCTTTGTGAAATCGTTGAAATTTTGCACAGGACTTAGACGCaaaaaataatgtattattattagtaaCAAATTCATCAACAATTTGTTTTTTGTAAATAGCTTCATTTTTCGTGACACAATTATTAGTCGCTCtcgaaatgaaaagaattcgCGTACGACTAGTGTTCCATTGCGTCCACGTCCCTGCAACGCGTTgcgtttatatatttttcgatacgaagaaagaaatagtcgaggaaaaaagaagagtgAGATACAGTGGAAAATTGTAACACATGAGACAAGTACAATTTATCCGAAACACTTTAAAGATCAATTGTTAAcaacaattatattattgaaGATGTAAGGTAACATAAGATATGAATTTatcattgtatattttatttctatagtGTATCGGTTATTTTTGATTTAGGcataattttaacaaaaaaagGGGTCTTGTgcagtttcttctttcttttttgagTTAAGtacttttaattattcgagctcattttattaatgagataatgaaatttgtacatatatacgcGAGGAAATAGATGTAATTAGACCAAATTTCATATTAACCGACGAATAAGGCAAATAAACAAGAAAATTAAGCTGAACTTGGTTAACTATTCTCTCtgaatttctaacatttattatacatatctcgGTAGATCATTGTTTAGCGTGCGAAGAtcgtaatttctttttatgctGTAAACAAATCTTTCCCTTTTTGGATTAAATGATGTTTCTCATCTTTAATAAGGAAATGTTAACTGCCCGTAATATCTGAATTACTACAATAACTTTTGGAAAAGTATCGATTTGTAACAAATAAACGTAATTCTTTTAATAAGGCTTGTGCGTTCATTTCAAAATACATACGTTATCGACTGCGGTTACAATAGATACATTCAGTAGAACTGAAACATGTCAAAACAAGAAGAATAGATAAATGTTGTACAATTTTTAGGATCGCGTCAAAGTACATTGATTATTCTCAAGTCTTTCGATGATCAACTACTGAGGTGTTCTACTGAAATTTTTTAAGGAGAAAACTTTGTGATTTATATTGTGatttatataaaagaaaaaaaatgaaagtgGCCGTAATTGGAGGCGGAATAATTGGTTTGACAACAGCCTTACAATTAACTCGTGAATTACGTAACTCTGAAATCACAGTTTTCGCTTCTGATTTTAATAATACTGTCAGTCATGTGGCTGCTGGAATATTTAGAGTTGGTTCATCATATTCTGGACCAACTGAAGAAATAACAAGGTTCATATGAAAGACAAATCTTGTACTTGTTTCTACCTAAGTTTTTATATTGTGTAATTAAGTGCTTCTTTTAGAAACTGGCTGCGAGACTCGTACGCATATTATGATGATATCCGAAAATCTCATGAAGCTTCTTTCGCCGGTGTAACTGCTATTTCCGGTTACTTATTCGCAAATTCCTCTCCGGAAACCGTAAAGGTTTATTCTATACTTTAAAATGTATCTTTTTATTACGATTACattttaaaacaaataatgataataaattaaaaatagtttttattagaaaagaaattagtatttgttaattttttctttttcttaataGAGTCAGTGGATGGAAAATTTAGTACCAATATATAGGAGAGTCACGGATGAAGAATTTCAGCTAGTCGAGGGTAACTGGAAATATGGGTCATTTTTTAGTACTCTTCTCACCGAATGCAAATTACATCTCCCATGGGCACGCAAGAAGTAACGAATTTACTGTATTGATTATAATCTTTCACGATTGTTATTAAAGAAATACTTATTTTCTAGATTAGAAGAAAATGGAATCAGTTTAGCagtaaaagaatttaattctctGAGGGAACTTGTTCCCGATTGGAATTTAATTATGAATTGTACAGGTCTGGGCGCACGATCTTTATGTAACGATAGACGTCTCGTTTCTATGCGTGGTCAAGTACTTAAAGTATGTTCTTTTtaatgtagaatttatttcatGAAAGAACAAAGtccaatttacaaatttaaaaaaaataggtAAAGGCACCATGGATAAAAACGTTCTTCTATGGCGAGTTGGACACTTACATTATACCTGGTTTTAATGGCACAGTTACTCTAGGTGGTTCACGAAATTTTGATTCCGAAAATGTGAAACTTTGTCCGCATGAATCTGCAGCGATACGCGAGAGATGCGAAAACCTTCTTCCAGGCCTTAAGAAAGCAGAAGttataaaagaagaagttGGCTTGAGACCATATAGAGCAAATAACGTCAGAGTGGAAGTTGAACACATCGTAAATGGGTTTTCTAAAGCTATTGTTagttttaatgaaatattgtttatttCAATGAATTGCGTTTCGTTATCATTAATGAAACGCCCTGTATTATAGGTAGTGCATAATTACGGTCATGGAGGTTACGGAGTATGTACTGCACCTGGAACTGCTAAGTATGCCATTAAGTTGGCAAAAGAAATGCATAAATCTTCTATTGCAAAATTATGATTGACGAATATTACTTTACCTCAACACGCTGACGCCGGCGCCGATATTTATGGTTTTCTCCGTGGGGCGGCGCTCGAATTCACTGTCTGCTTCGTGGGGCGGCGCTGGGTCACTACCTATTTTGTGAAATACATGTGTCATCGCCGCCCCTCGGGACAGACACGTATGACTCGCCGATGGGGCACGCCGCCTCACGGAACAGACACGTGCGACACGCCGATGGGTCGCGCCGGCATCAACGTGTTAATATTGATACGACATTAATCTCTCGACGTTATATTCGTTGAAATTTTACCATAATTACTCACGAATACATAGTTTATTATtaatgaatttacataaaaaatcattaatacAATCTAATACTGCGTGGTATCGTCAATGTTAATTTTCGAATTGATAAATCtcgaacaaaaataaataatctttcCATTATAAATACATGACATTTGGAGTCACTATCAGTATATTATCTTCATTTCTCTTTTCATAGTGTACTGCTAGGCAGAAAACTATATAAAGAACATTATCTTAAACCACCTATCAACATTTCTACGCTCTGAAGAATAGCGAAGCTCTATAAAGCGTGTTCATTCGCGTTATCTTCCGATCAAAAAACCCTGCACGTGTACAATGCATATTAGTGGAGACTGTAATGCATCGTATAAAAGTTGTTTAACAAACTTGGAAACATCGTTTTGTCGCTGTTTTATCAAGTGTTTGCTAAACACATTAAATCGTGAATCTCACGGTAATGAAAGCCGTCGAATTCCCATTTTCTTTCTACTATTTCTTGCCAGATTTCACGTTCTTTCGTGGTGGAGCTCCCCATCGAAGTGCACTGCTGTCCACTGTTAAACGAGGTCTCTTGTACTGGCTGCTTTTAATATGTTCCTCGACTAATTTAGGTGTTACGCAGATTACATGTTGTCCCTTCCAATATTTGACCATGTTCATACTTTGCAATGTCGATATTATATCCGTCTGCGATATACTTGTCATCTGactgtatattatattgtatattttt
Protein-coding sequences here:
- the LOC126875303 gene encoding 227 kDa spindle- and centromere-associated protein-like isoform X1; protein product: MSQSEDAYAPEEPTPDIPISLLDIQMPETPDSTKGQTSDGDTPRLESPKMLKPVLGKLQAKKRLMAFANKFNVPPKLQNKSNQLQAHSTKVSKSKSMPSDNSKSSKNDSSAIVNVDSDSVQFHNRHSSGGKSKKKTEEKILAIEEIRREESKSKMLLAEAMAAASLEEENYANRNGQNLLDNVKILRERSRQDDVNVSYKSASKSAIENKYSERRRYGREERRDSSSKESKDYNGSKERYYKVPRDKEQRRKDKDKKDDKDKRESSNKYEENRDRKDEEKDKKDNDKWEDVREKKGIKEKKESLKEKRSDSQEKPEIKDRKEKEKDKDKGKEKDIMNFSSWVELKKCGIMMDDIIEIKRRDYSERSIKNRTAEDYLRHFEQMLMINDCRLKRYAFIAEGLEGPKEYPPESVRATKRGRPQLFYSENPRMSLFINHQQILQAVTADHRDKMRNICETDFIRNDTEAAEKSQCTRNWYPKTGICKSEGNDKWHVPINVQLPRSKWDSEDEDRLSDTEKEQRNVVKSSGMTSKQEPEEFSPRLSTIEEDINKDQKMINEDEASSVKKIDDNRQSTSPLLQSAGNEKLASEYEQFMKMVCSDIPMSKEFSPKPNKASASTLSYHEFNIETNLPNDNNFSFVEHSISGKSDKSNSSKIEEKFKSNESRQNLENISKIEDDQIPSSSSHIQVQKRVRVESKNIHDKSESEDSKSIPSDWENVRIKVERMSDENSDSKETRKKKRRKKVTSSSSESSSSSSSSDSEEEVKRRKRKRKISNDSDSLSDSDSSDSSSSSSDSSSSDDKRKKRKKKKRKAEKRKKKAKRIAKTKKKRRRKVSSDSSSSDSSEDRRKKRVATRKSKQKKEYNDKQDNREDIIKTIQKSPLESSSLENAKLVRSQVPLKKIKEEVKVENRKRSSDKHDVWNKDQELVRKVISDSDIHNKTHKDEEKRNKVEERYLEEWEMDSVIMPQKGEKLSKSNVEKVENTDIQNIRKIERKEERCKKDDKNKNDERLEEKCSSISKEIIPGSLKIEEDVDGKKKRKRDKEKKDSSEFLADWKKESERISQQIMQDEIKLSKKLDKQKRDKWGETEFDTLNVPSLTQLEKEVNKRQLLADEWEVDSLEAVSDLMINKKKTSRISKKLEKEVRYDKKTDTYIAIEKETVKECKKRQDRLSAMRIWEEEQEEGEKEALMLLEQKSKRKRDDWDIEEESFLREKSDRKENVEDSITIIESIHKEVNAVSKNVDASMKHDVVTSKKSKKSRWDMESQSEEKIKLKAPVMWEEECAEWTKVNKFDHDIERVSLECRDPILAKTKIKDEDVCMVEQQLRKSTSKNSTSADIIDLFPRKCQDIDLLESSWTPEEHTRCKSRIRSLGNSSQENVLFDKTKELTPSKEQCTAGQLKDIFEIDVKLTKKNTELYSPSSPAGSQKSEDMEIFKDNQVNLKESLLHDKLKNEILVMSDDESVPNIPLQIKYRDGKYAKAAVMKEEFEEILGVQKIEDQTLRKKFDVKVSESSSEFPINEPYPDTNYKSLRMDIFAGYESDESHGKLSNKSSEAISSSASAKGTEETNEGKAALKLIPKQLLVRRNNERVKTKMISDDPMQHAAALLTIQKKLRESHSVKNDIKNTYCEEPNEFRIECEKTSNIHAPVAEVIPTEQTTITDVKVDSKDLSITVKTSITTKSESPGAVKLDFNEYRSGNKGTKLEELKKSRPRNSKDISDTECQVRSPGREQKKKSPSRKGNREDKRISDRSKERRDKKFDDRERVDRRDSRSSKQEYNECRRRFSPSTNRNKKRTSWEREGSRSESHSRSWSRSRSKSPKRKEESFAGFSSKEKRSNRIDEDRSSRARIDDRRERSIRGSPRSNTTPHNKDHFKKHGPIKGDRGDWNRKKYDCMEREKEGRSYEPMEVLRERNVDIDRHRESRFRGDEADRSLWPYEAENMLRDGNESLDSYPNSQDLDLDYEEKTYYRDDSIERDIMEGPFRPSSKFKHRKSRLSTRRDRQWEKEREPLDLDRHGHVRRTDKLPPPRGRSPLRSRRSPRRSSHDRFRRESRSRSKSWSRSRSRSRSRSRSRSRSRSTSRSRSMMHSRSRSRSGSRSRTRSTSGSRMRSPDHLRMTERLRSSRSPSMGRGRVSESSRERKDEHDNMKLLDSCTERGRRIETIVQSVSGLPRDSTVLDSEMHIGDNMETVATSFQYSAENEVGNEYYYTENNLTYPPCIDDSTASSPKRLSLDDRLELELGIKKQQDGAGISNDYGENFNSNVCYPSPPGQQQQMLYRQQPTVLQVGNVLQVVPADFNGVPATHREPTNSSSAPIVRGSSQVVRVGNVLQVVPTSLDWSGGQPSSVDQSGGMMYSTTVPQSSPVPSVPISVPVPVPVPMPVPAVPSAMNSSTPVSTLSPVSLPLSVPVPVPVPVPGPAPVPLPVTQTTFPRAEVTPQKVPVLPVYNYEVILETRRKEQEERKRLREIRRKEKERRRIERINRRALQLLEKSNMRQSENANQQKNSNLDPSVLKALRESEEQGDAEEQQTSSTIFEKEEEMPVVASSASTEEEEVPVEEDEEEEEEEEAEVEYDEEEEEEADDDEEEEEEDDEKSRLNKLKSEIDETTTVTAIDETTKVQIETESKGWPELPPPPLKGILVASGFRRTSVPNGNLDDLSTPENDNGNNTDKEDIEIDKNESSKDEAGENKLSKLKNQMKKTKLAKLGKRKQRSKKSVQFADGIKPGEGTSPSGGEGDMPSPPPPTTVTRGGIRDVRRSSSRKSRKQEKRTRPPKAKKKVKVKIIKLKKPRVTPLTAMMMNDSDELDDRSPPPPPPGSPPPPHLWPSYLSAYNANNRTSEAQTTAAAISNNVQAPPPPTPLPLLVPPPPLNYTIQPCSKA